The stretch of DNA TCATGCTGGCCTCGGCGCTTCACTGGCTGCGTGAGTTCCACATCGATGCACTGCGCGTCGATGCGGTCGCCTCGATGCTCTATCGGGACTATTCACGCAAGGAAGGTGAGTGGATTCCGAACCGCCACGGTGGCCGCGAAAATCTGGAAGCCATCGAGTTCCTGCGTCATCTGAATGATGTGGTCGCGACTGAGACGCCCGGTGCGTTGGTCATTGCCGAAGAGTCGACGGCGTTCCCAGGCGTCAGCAAGCCCACATCCGAGAACGGATTGGGGTTTGCCTACAAGTGGAACATGGGTTGGATGCACGACACCCTGCAGTACATCCAGGAAGACCCGATCAACCGTCAGTACCATCACGACAAATTCACATTCGGCATGGTCTACGCCTATTCCGAGCATTTTGTGTTGCCGATTTCTCACGACGAAGTGGTGCACGGCAAGGGCTCGCTGATCGACAAGATGCCGGGCGACCGTTGGCAGAAATTCGCCAATTTGCGGGCCTACCTGTCGTTCATGTGGACGCATCCAGGCAAGAAGCTGCTGTTCATGGGCTGTGAGTTCGGCCAGTGGCGCGAGTGGAGTCACGACCGTGAACTGGATTGGCATCTGCTGGAGGAAGCCGATCACCGCGGCGCACAGAACCTGGTCCGTGACCTCAACCGGTTGTACAGCCAGGAACCTGCGCTGCATGAACTCGATGCCGACCCGGCCGGCTTCCAATGGCTGATCGGCGATGACCGCGCCAACAGTGTGTTTGCCTGGCTGCGCAAGAGTTCTACAGGGCATCCGCTACTGGTTGTCGGCAACTTCACGCCGGTCGTACGTGAGGGCTATCGGGTTGGCGTGCCGGTAGACAGCCGTTGGCTGGAGGTTTTCAACAGCGATGCCGAGTGTTACGGCGGCTCTAACGTGGGCAACGGCGGCGGGCTGCAGGCTGAGCAGGTGCCGGCGCATGGGCAGGAGGTATCACTAACGCTGACACTGCCACCTCTGGGCGTGATCATCCTGCGACCACAGGTGTAGCGATACCGGCGCCTCGAAAGGGGCGCCACCAACTTAAAAAAAGCCGGGGCGGTGGATAGCCATCCCGGCGTTTTACTGTCTGGTACTGACCAAACGGCACACCCGCGCGTAATTAGGCCGCCGTGGGTGGGTGCTCTTCAGTCTGCTCATCGCCGGGCTGAGGCTGGGCCTCGTTGCCTGAACGCAGCTTCTTCGCGCGCGCCTCAAGGACGACATACAGGATGGTGGCGAAGAACAGCGGCACCAAGAAGTATACCACCCGATAGCCGATCAGGCCGGCCACGATGGCCCCGTTGCTGAGTTCGCCAGCAAGCATCGCCACGAATACCGCTTCGATCACGCCGAGCCCGGCCGGAATGTGCGCGATGACACCCGCAATGCTGCTGATCATGAGAATCCCCAATACCTCGGGGTAAGGCGCCTTTTGCGACAACATGAAATAGACGACCAGCGCCATCAGCGCCCAGTTGGACGCGCCCAGTAGCATCTGCACAGCAGCCAGCCGCAGGGAAGGCAGATGGATTTCATGTTTGCGAATCGTCCAGTGCCGACGCTTGGAGAATCCGCATGCCCACAGATAAACCAACGCGAGGACCAGCAGACCACCACCGAGCACGCGCAGCGCCATGTGGCCGATCTCCCACGAATCGGGCGGCGTGATCCAGCCCATCACGAACATCAGCCCAGCCAGCCAGATATAGCCCAGCCAGTTTGTCAGCACGCTCATGGTGAACACGCGGGTGATCTGCGAAGCACGCAAACCGAGGCGAGAATACAGGCGATAGCGCAAGGCGATGCCGCCCACCCAGGCACTGAGATTGAGGTTGAAGGCGTAACAGACGAAGGTCACCGGCAGGATCTGCCGAACGGGCAGGTTGTGTTGCGCATAGCGTTTGCCAAGCACATCGAAGAAGCAATACACCGTGTAGCTGGCAAAGGCGGCGGCACCGGCCATCCACAGGGTTTTCGCATCGTAATTGCGCAACGTGGTCAGCACTTCGTTCCAGTCGACGTTACGTGCGAGGCCTATCAGTAAGCCGGCAACCAGAATGAAGAAGACATAGGTCAGGATTTTTTTGATCAGCGGCCAGCGACGTTTCCAGCCGCTGGCCGGCTTGTTGGTGTCGGACTCATTCATTGTTGATCCCTTTGCAAGGGCGCCGGGGAAGGCTCCAACGGTTCGGGATCGAGCAACTGCAACTTGGGCCGATGGGCAGGGAAGAAGCCGACAAGCTGCGGGAAATGCCGCAGGAAGTGAAAGATCAGAAAGGCCAGCGGGGCGCGCCACCAGTAGCCGCGAATGATGCGCTCGAGCGGAATGCGTCGGCAGTGTTCCTGCAACAGCTGATCCAGTTTCTCGTGCAGCTGACGGTTGAATACGTGATCACGGATGATCAGGTTCGCTTCAAGGTTGAGCGACAGGCTGAGCGGATCGAGGTTGCTGGAACCTACCGTTGACCATTCGTAGTCAGCCAGCGCCACCTTGCCATGCAGCGGCCGACGGCAGTATTCATGAATCTCGACGCCATCGCTCATCAGGTAGTTGTAAAGCATCCGGGCGCCGAACTTGGCGATCGGCATGTCCGGCTCGCCCTGCAGGATCAACCTGACCCGGACGCCGCGCCGCGCGGCATTGCGGATTTCCCGCAACACCCGATAGCCAGGGAAGAAATACGCGTTGGCGATGAGCAGCCGCGAGCGGGCGTCACGGATCGCCTGCAGGTAGTGCTGCTCGATGTCGTTACGGTGATCGTTGTTGTCACGAGTGACGAACAGCGCCCGCGCTTCACCACGGCTGACGCCCACAAAGCCATTGCTTTGCGTACGCACACGGCGGTGCCACCAACGTCGGTTCGGTTGCACCGGAGCGATAGTGCTGATGGCAAAGCGGTGAATGTCATGCACCACGGGTCCTTCGACCTGCATCGCGTAGTCCTGCTTGGCGGCAGGGCCGAAGTCGCCGAGGTGGTCCGCAGAAAAGTTGATGCCGCCAATGAATGCCAGAGCGCCGTCGACCACGACGATCTTGCGGTGCATGCGACGGAACACGTTGACCCGCTTACCCAGCAGACGCTTGCCGGGGTCGAACATGTGGATGCGCACACCCGCACGGGTCATCGCTGCCGCAAACTCGCCGTCGAGGTCCGCTGAGCCATAGCCGTCGACGGTGACATCGACGCTCACGCCGCGCTCCGCTGCCGCGATCAGCACCTGTTGTAGTTCCGTACCAACTTTGTCCTTGAAGAAAATGAAAGTCTCTAACAAGACTTCCTTTTCGGCGGCCGCAATGGCCTCGAACACGGCAGGGAAAAACTCCTCTCCGTTTTCCAGCAACTGAAGACGATTCCCGTCTCTCCAGTGAAAATTCATAGGTGTATCTCCACCGCCAAGGGCAGATGATCGGACAAGTGCGTCCATGGTTTGTTACCCAGAATTCGCGCTTTATGGCTCGTCGCGTTTCGCACGTAGATGCGATCCAGGCGCAGCATGGGCCAGCGCGCGGGAAAGGTCTTTGCGACCTTGCCTTGGGAAACGGCGAACACTTCATGCATGCCCGCGCAGCGATCAAGCACCTTGGCACCCTTCAACTGCCAGTCATTGAAGTCGCCGGCGACCACCACCGGTGCGTCCTTCGGTAACGAGTCGAGCAGCTCGCAGAGCAGGGTCAGCTGCTGCTGGCGATGACTTTCGCGCAGCCCCAGATGCACGCAGATCGCATGAAACTCGTCATGTCCGGGGACCTGCAGCACGCTGTGCAGCAAGCCCCGACGTTCGGGGCCGGCGATGGAAATGTCGAGGTTCTCGTAGCGCGTGATAGGAAACTTCGACAGCAGCGCATTCCCATGATCACCATCCGGATAGACCGCATTACGGCCGTAGGCGAAATCGGTCCAGATGCTGTCGGCGAGAAATTCGTACTGGGACATCTTGGGCCAGTCATGAAATTTCATCGCATGCTTTTCATGGGTGCCCAGCACTTCCTGCAGGAACACGACATCGGCGGAAACCGACCGGACCGCTTCACGCAGTTCCGGCAGGATGAATCGACGGTTGAGTGCGGTGAAGCCTTTGTGCGTATTGACGGTCAGCAGGCGTACGGCATTGACCGCCGTGGACATGTGGGCGTCCAGGTCGCTGCTGTCGAGCGGGTGATTCTTATCCAGATTCAAGCCAATGCTCCTTCCAGGTGGCCCGGAGTGGTCTCCAGGTTTTCCTCCAGCCCGAGCCGGCGCAACAGTTGTCGCGCGTCGTAAGGCGCTCGGACCTTCACGTCGTTATCGAAATAGCAATACACCGCTCGCGCCTTGCGTGACGGCGGTTTAGCGGTGGAGATGAGATGGGCATCGTCCGGCTGCTGACCCTGGTGCCAACGGCGGATGCGTTCGCACCAATTATCCAGCGCCTCCTCGCTGTAGCCGCTGGTGTAGAGCTCTTCGGCGCCGTGTAGCCGGATGTAGACGAAGTCACTGGTGAGGTCCTCGCGATACGGCCATTTGCCCGCGGTATCGGCGACCACCAGCGCGACGTTGTACTTGCGCAGCAGCGCAACAAAGGCCGGATCGACAAAGCTCTCGTTACGGATTTCCACGGCGTGCCGCAGCTTGCGCTTGCGATCGATCTGCAAGTAACTGCGACCCTCCATGCGCGCCTCGCAGCCTTTCGCCATGGCCAGCGCGGCCTCGGTATCGTGAGGCAACAAGGCAAGGAAAGCCTCGAAGGTTTCGGGATCGAACTTGAACGACGGCGGGAACTGCCAGAGCATCGGCCCCAGCTTTTCCTTCAGTGCAAGCACGCCGGAGGCGAGGAAATTCGCGATGGGTTTCTCCACATCCCGCAGCCGCAGGATATGCGTGATGTAGCGGGGCGCCTTGACGCTGAAGACAAAGCCCTTCGGCGTTTCGTCATACCAGCCCGCGTACAGCTCTGGCCGTTGTAGCGAGTAAAAGGACCCGTTGATCTCGATACTGCTCACGGCACGCGAGGCGAACTTCAACTCGTTCTTCTGGGTAAGCCCCTTGGGATAGAAGTCGCCTCGCCAAGGTGCATAGCGCCAGCCTGAAATTCCAATATGGATGGCTGCCATCGCCTGCTCCAGTCCTACCGCGGGTTTTGCATGCTGGTCGGGTCGCTAGCAGGAAAGGTGTCGGCGATTGCTTCGTCGACCACGTTCTCCTCCGAACCGACCCCACTCGGGTTGCTGCGTTGCGGTTGCAGCTCAACCTTGATCCAGCCGCGTTCCCGCCAATCAAACGCCTCGAAGGCCGCGATGGCGTCGGTCATCGGTTTCACCTGCGTCAGGATCTTCGCCGGATCGATGCGCCGTGCCTGGATCATCTCGATCAGCCGCGGGATGTATTTGCGGTGATGGCAGTTGCCCATGTTCATGGTGATGTTCTTATTCATCGCCAGGCCGATGGGGAAGGTCATCGCATCCGGTGGATAGACTCCGATGATGGACAGCGTGCCGGCTTTGGCAAGGCTCTGCACTGCCCATTCCAGCGCCTGCGACGGCCCGTCGCCCGGCTGCCATTGCGCATTCCCCGTCGCCTCGACGTCAGCCGGCTTACCGCCGCAGCACCCGTGCTCGGCGTCGATGCCGACCGCGTCGATCACGCGATCGACACCGATGCCTCCCGTAAGCCGCTTGAGCGTCTCGACCGGGTCTTCACGGTTGAAATCGACGATCTCCGCGCCTTGCTGCTGCGCCATGCGAAGCCGATCGTCGTATTGGTCCACAGCAAACACGCGCCCGGCACCGAGTAGCTTTGCGCTGGCAATGGCGAACTGGCCGACCGGACCGCAGCCAAAAACCGCCACGGTATCGCCCGAGCGGATTTCGGCCATCTCAGCACCGAAATACCCGGTCGGGAAAATATCGGAAAGCAGGATGGCCTGATCATCGCTGACATCGGCGGGCAACTTGACCAGGCCGATGTTGGCGAAGGGAATGCGCGCTTTTTCGGCCTGCAGCCCGTGGAAGGACCCGGTCGCCGACGGACCGCCATAGAACGAGGTGCCGGCTTCCTTGCCGTTCGGGTTGGCCACATCGCACTGGGCGAAATAGCCGGAACGGCAGTAGGAACAGTTGCCGCAGGCGATCGTTGACGGGATGACAACGCGGTCGCCTATTTGCAGATTGCGCACGTCCTCGCCGAGCTCTTCCACAATGCCCACGGCTTCGTGACCGAGGATAGTGCCCGGCTTCATGCCGCTCACCGTACCGCGGACGAAGTGAAGGTCCGTCCCGCAGATGGCCGAAGCGGTGATGCGTACGATGGCGTCGGTCGGCGCCTCGATGCGTGGTTCGTCTACGTCTTCAAGGCGGATATCGCCGATACCGTGATAAACGACTGCTTTCATGGCTACTCCGTAACGCACCGTTCGAGCCAGCGTGGCTCAAAGGGCATGAATGATGGGTGTCCTGCGAGTCGGGCGGCGCATCACCGCCGACCGGTGCGCCTTCGGCGCCGCTGCCGAACTAGGGTCGGCGGGTCATCCGCGGCACGTAGTGCCGAGCAGGGGCACATTCATTCGGACTGATCGCGGCTTTCCCGGTTCATCTTTTTTTCAGACAAGCAGAGAGCGGGCCGCGCAGGGAGCGCGTTTGGGTGTCGGTTGAAGTGTCAGCCATGCGTTTTGCCAGCGACGCTCTGGGGCAGGGCCGAGCAGAGCCTCAGGCGTTGGGGATCACCCATGGCAGTTCGCCGGAGAAGGCCTCGACGAGGTAGTCAATCATCGCCCGCACCTTGGCGGGCGGGCGGCGATCCGGCGGGTAGACCACATGAATGCCGCCGAGGCCCAGCGGCGGCTGGTCGAGCTCGATCTCAACCAGCTCACCACGGCTCAGCGCCGCCGCGACGATGAACTGCGGTTGGTAGATCACACCCTGATCACCAACCGCCGCGGCGACCAGAGCCGCCCCGTTGTTGGCCACGAGATTACCGGCGATCGGCACCCGGAATTCACCGGACGGGCCGAACGCCCACTCTCGGTCGCCCAACAGGTTCGACAGGCTGTAGCCCAGGCAATTGTGCCGGGACAAATCGCTCACACGCCGTGGCACGCCATGCTGATCGAGGTAACCCGGCGAGGCGCAGACCAGCATTGGGCAATCCGCGAGACGGCGGGCCTGTAGTGGGCTGTCTGCCAGACGGCCAATGCGTACCGCCATGTCCCAGCGTCCGTCGATAAGGTCGACCTGACTATCGGTAAGGCCAAGTTCGACATTGACTGCAGGATGACGGCGGCTG from Pseudomonas sp. DNDY-54 encodes:
- a CDS encoding lysylphosphatidylglycerol synthase domain-containing protein, whose protein sequence is MNESDTNKPASGWKRRWPLIKKILTYVFFILVAGLLIGLARNVDWNEVLTTLRNYDAKTLWMAGAAAFASYTVYCFFDVLGKRYAQHNLPVRQILPVTFVCYAFNLNLSAWVGGIALRYRLYSRLGLRASQITRVFTMSVLTNWLGYIWLAGLMFVMGWITPPDSWEIGHMALRVLGGGLLVLALVYLWACGFSKRRHWTIRKHEIHLPSLRLAAVQMLLGASNWALMALVVYFMLSQKAPYPEVLGILMISSIAGVIAHIPAGLGVIEAVFVAMLAGELSNGAIVAGLIGYRVVYFLVPLFFATILYVVLEARAKKLRSGNEAQPQPGDEQTEEHPPTAA
- the clsB gene encoding cardiolipin synthase ClsB, producing the protein MNFHWRDGNRLQLLENGEEFFPAVFEAIAAAEKEVLLETFIFFKDKVGTELQQVLIAAAERGVSVDVTVDGYGSADLDGEFAAAMTRAGVRIHMFDPGKRLLGKRVNVFRRMHRKIVVVDGALAFIGGINFSADHLGDFGPAAKQDYAMQVEGPVVHDIHRFAISTIAPVQPNRRWWHRRVRTQSNGFVGVSRGEARALFVTRDNNDHRNDIEQHYLQAIRDARSRLLIANAYFFPGYRVLREIRNAARRGVRVRLILQGEPDMPIAKFGARMLYNYLMSDGVEIHEYCRRPLHGKVALADYEWSTVGSSNLDPLSLSLNLEANLIIRDHVFNRQLHEKLDQLLQEHCRRIPLERIIRGYWWRAPLAFLIFHFLRHFPQLVGFFPAHRPKLQLLDPEPLEPSPAPLQRDQQ
- a CDS encoding endonuclease/exonuclease/phosphatase family protein, with the translated sequence MNLDKNHPLDSSDLDAHMSTAVNAVRLLTVNTHKGFTALNRRFILPELREAVRSVSADVVFLQEVLGTHEKHAMKFHDWPKMSQYEFLADSIWTDFAYGRNAVYPDGDHGNALLSKFPITRYENLDISIAGPERRGLLHSVLQVPGHDEFHAICVHLGLRESHRQQQLTLLCELLDSLPKDAPVVVAGDFNDWQLKGAKVLDRCAGMHEVFAVSQGKVAKTFPARWPMLRLDRIYVRNATSHKARILGNKPWTHLSDHLPLAVEIHL
- a CDS encoding DUF72 domain-containing protein yields the protein MAAIHIGISGWRYAPWRGDFYPKGLTQKNELKFASRAVSSIEINGSFYSLQRPELYAGWYDETPKGFVFSVKAPRYITHILRLRDVEKPIANFLASGVLALKEKLGPMLWQFPPSFKFDPETFEAFLALLPHDTEAALAMAKGCEARMEGRSYLQIDRKRKLRHAVEIRNESFVDPAFVALLRKYNVALVVADTAGKWPYREDLTSDFVYIRLHGAEELYTSGYSEEALDNWCERIRRWHQGQQPDDAHLISTAKPPSRKARAVYCYFDNDVKVRAPYDARQLLRRLGLEENLETTPGHLEGALA
- a CDS encoding zinc-dependent alcohol dehydrogenase, with protein sequence MKAVVYHGIGDIRLEDVDEPRIEAPTDAIVRITASAICGTDLHFVRGTVSGMKPGTILGHEAVGIVEELGEDVRNLQIGDRVVIPSTIACGNCSYCRSGYFAQCDVANPNGKEAGTSFYGGPSATGSFHGLQAEKARIPFANIGLVKLPADVSDDQAILLSDIFPTGYFGAEMAEIRSGDTVAVFGCGPVGQFAIASAKLLGAGRVFAVDQYDDRLRMAQQQGAEIVDFNREDPVETLKRLTGGIGVDRVIDAVGIDAEHGCCGGKPADVEATGNAQWQPGDGPSQALEWAVQSLAKAGTLSIIGVYPPDAMTFPIGLAMNKNITMNMGNCHHRKYIPRLIEMIQARRIDPAKILTQVKPMTDAIAAFEAFDWRERGWIKVELQPQRSNPSGVGSEENVVDEAIADTFPASDPTSMQNPR
- a CDS encoding LysR family transcriptional regulator yields the protein MLDRITGMRVFTRAASAGSLSAAARHLGLSPAMATKHVDALEARLGVKLFHRSTRRLSLTAAGSSYLEACLRILPEIDEAEASAASQRVEASGLLRMNVPLSFGTRFIAPLMPAFSRRHPAVNVELGLTDSQVDLIDGRWDMAVRIGRLADSPLQARRLADCPMLVCASPGYLDQHGVPRRVSDLSRHNCLGYSLSNLLGDREWAFGPSGEFRVPIAGNLVANNGAALVAAAVGDQGVIYQPQFIVAAALSRGELVEIELDQPPLGLGGIHVVYPPDRRPPAKVRAMIDYLVEAFSGELPWVIPNA